In Naumovozyma castellii chromosome 1, complete genome, one DNA window encodes the following:
- the MOH1 gene encoding Moh1p (ancestral locus Anc_7.492) — protein MGLHYPSYIEQSITSNKVITPEVYFNDPGETYRERRRPNSDKDHKGYITYGCRLCRTHLSSSTQIISRDYKGKLGNAYLMENLLNIVEGKQQEKVMVTGKYTICEIHCHLCKKVIGWKYLKSNASSQKFKVGKYIMEMNTVRRCA, from the coding sequence ATGGGTCTACATTATCCAAGCTACATTGAACAATCGATAACTTCCAACAAAGTAATCACACCTGAGGTATACTTTAACGACCCAGGTGAAACTTAcagagaaagaagaaggccGAATTCAGATAAGGATCACAAAGGATATATCACGTATGGATGTAGATTATGCAGGACTCATCTATCCTCCTCCACTCAGATTATTTCTAGAGATTATAAAGGTAAACTAGGAAATGCATATCTGATGGAAAATCTACTGAATATCGTTGAGGGAAAGCAACAAGAGAAGGTAATGGTCACAGGTAAATATACAATATGTGAAATTCATTGTCATTTATGCAAAAAAGTTATTGgttggaaatatttaaagtCAAATGCATCAAGTCAGAAATTTAAAGttggaaaatatataatgGAGATGAATACAGTTCGCAGATGCGCTTAA
- the NCAS0A14950 gene encoding carboxymuconolactone decarboxylase family protein (ancestral locus Anc_7.490) — protein sequence MQGIISKERLLHLIEYGSSLNDTWALATIATLCSCNEPYEIRKIYLYMILKEQNADVKVTINKVWQVLENDASQEGIKLVIDELFPVVTARVTEITNKFRDALLKSGALCGLPKAINALTHLKEVTPSVLIDSSTIEPIAASPKLFSQNVQRPRKGSDIESFNNGIKHWNKVYDKVSTRVANNLNSAYPDLWYFTLEHIYGPLLSYDEILSATETSLIVIASLVPQSVNPQLRGHLKGALNVGCDKASVEQVRNISILCSEWCGIKWREEVCKL from the coding sequence ATGCAAGGAATCATTAGTAAAGAACGATTGCTTCATCTAATTGAATACGGCTCCTCATTAAATGACACATGGGCTCTTGCAACGATAGCCACTTTATGCTCGTGTAATGAACCATATGAGATCCGCAAGATCTATCTTTATATGATACTGAAGGAGCAAAATGCTGACGTTAAAGTTACAATTAATAAAGTTTGGCAGGTGTTAGAAAACGACGCTTCACAAGAAGGAATCAAATTAGTTATCGATGAGTTATTTCCAGTAGTAACTGCCAGAGTTACTGAAATAACGAATAAGTTTAGAGATGCCTTATTAAAGAGTGGTGCCCTGTGTGGCTTACCAAAAGCGATTAATGCGTTGAcacatttgaaagaagTAACGCCTAGTGTTCTAATTGATAGTAGTACCATCGAACCTATTGCTGCTAGCCCGAAATTATTCTCTCAAAATGTTCAAAGACCTAGAAAGGGAAGTGATATAGAATCGTTCAATAATGGTATCAAGCATTGGAATAAAGTTTATGATAAAGTTTCCACGAGAGTTGccaataatttaaatagTGCATATCCTGATCTTTGGTATTTTACACTTGAACATATCTATGGGCCTTTATTATCATATGACGAAATACTATCAGCGACTGAGACGAGCTTGATTGTCATTGCGTCTTTAGTACCTCAAAGTGTCAACCCACAATTACGCGGCCACCTAAAAGGTGCTCTAAATGTAGGTTGTGATAAGGCGTCTGTGGAACAAGttagaaatatttctattttATGTTCGGAATGGTGTGGAATAAAATGGAGGGAAGAAGTTTGTAAGCTATGA